The Clostridioides difficile genome has a segment encoding these proteins:
- the treB gene encoding PTS trehalose transporter subunit IIBC: MSSLKENTHHKEQVEQILEAIGGVENIISATHCITRLRFALNSESKVNIKQLEEIDIVKGSFTSNGQFQVIIGPGLVNKVYATLIEITGLKEATKAEVKEISNKKLNPIQKAIKVLADIFIPILPAIVASGLLMGINNLLANPGIFYEQPFLEVHSNWSGISNMINLIANTSFSFLPALIGWSAVKKFGGNPVLGIVLGLILINPDLMPGAQYSKTPEAVTYWNILGFNIAKIGYQGQVIPVLCSSYLLATIEKFLTKKIPEMVQLIFVAPLTLLITGFLTFSIIGPITMSFANLITSGILGLFEINAVLAGALFGFILSPLVITGMHHLFLGINLQMIGTLGFATLWPIQVMASLGQGAAALTMFFILKNKKIKGVALTASISAWLGITEPAIFGINLRYRFPFIASMIGAGISGGVVSYFNVKASSIGISGLPAFLSIFTDQWSVYFLAMGLSIAITCILTYIFSKSKYFNKEFIEN, translated from the coding sequence ATGAGTTCATTAAAAGAAAATACACATCATAAAGAGCAGGTTGAACAAATCCTTGAAGCAATTGGGGGAGTAGAGAATATAATATCTGCAACACACTGTATTACTAGACTAAGATTTGCTCTAAATTCAGAAAGTAAAGTTAATATAAAGCAATTAGAAGAAATAGATATAGTGAAAGGGAGTTTTACCTCAAATGGTCAATTTCAAGTTATTATAGGTCCAGGTCTTGTAAATAAAGTTTATGCTACATTAATAGAAATTACTGGACTTAAAGAAGCAACAAAAGCTGAGGTTAAAGAGATTTCTAACAAAAAATTAAATCCAATTCAAAAAGCTATAAAGGTGTTGGCAGATATATTTATTCCTATATTACCTGCTATAGTTGCCTCTGGTTTATTGATGGGTATAAATAATCTACTTGCTAACCCAGGAATCTTCTATGAACAACCCTTTTTAGAAGTTCATAGCAATTGGTCTGGTATATCTAACATGATTAACCTTATAGCAAATACTTCTTTTTCGTTCCTACCTGCACTAATAGGTTGGTCAGCTGTTAAAAAGTTTGGAGGAAATCCTGTACTTGGTATTGTATTAGGTCTTATTTTAATTAATCCAGATTTAATGCCTGGTGCACAATATTCTAAAACACCTGAAGCTGTTACTTACTGGAATATATTAGGTTTTAATATTGCTAAAATAGGTTATCAAGGACAAGTAATCCCTGTTTTATGTTCTTCTTATCTTTTAGCAACAATTGAAAAGTTCTTAACTAAAAAAATTCCTGAGATGGTTCAACTTATTTTTGTTGCTCCTCTTACATTATTAATAACTGGTTTCTTAACATTCTCTATCATAGGACCTATAACAATGTCATTTGCTAACTTAATTACAAGTGGAATTCTTGGATTATTTGAAATTAATGCAGTACTTGCAGGTGCACTTTTTGGATTCATATTATCTCCATTAGTTATAACAGGAATGCATCACTTATTCTTAGGTATAAATTTACAAATGATAGGTACTTTAGGCTTTGCTACATTATGGCCAATACAAGTTATGGCTAGCCTTGGTCAAGGTGCAGCAGCTTTGACAATGTTCTTCATATTAAAAAATAAAAAAATCAAGGGTGTTGCATTAACGGCTTCAATTTCAGCTTGGTTGGGTATTACTGAGCCTGCAATATTTGGTATAAACTTACGTTATCGTTTCCCATTCATAGCATCTATGATAGGTGCAGGTATATCTGGAGGGGTTGTATCTTACTTTAATGTTAAAGCAAGTTCTATAGGTATATCAGGTCTGCCAGCGTTTTTATCTATATTTACAGACCAATGGAGTGTTTACTTCTTAGCAATGGGACTTTCTATAGCCATTACTTGTATCCTTACATACATATTCTCAAAGAGTAAATACTTTAATAAAGAGTTTATAGAAAATTAA
- the treR gene encoding trehalose operon repressor yields MKKFYEIYLDLEKDIRNNVYAVGELLPTEVKLAQKYRVSRETIRKAQSLLLEKGFIQKKQGKGAIVLDINKFEIEGSGLISFNEMQKNKNLDTEISVLKNKKEIMPLEICKKLDIDAKTKIIAVERLRKINGEAVILDKDYFISEIIPEIPLTAVQSSIFNYIEKSLELKIGYANKEVTVAPVTEEDKILLDVGTDTHVVVIRSEVYLEDTRLFQYHESRHRVDTFRFVDFARRRNL; encoded by the coding sequence TTGAAGAAATTTTATGAAATATATTTAGATTTAGAGAAAGATATAAGAAATAATGTATATGCAGTAGGAGAGCTTTTACCAACAGAAGTAAAGCTTGCTCAAAAATATCGAGTATCAAGAGAAACTATTAGAAAAGCACAGTCGCTTTTATTAGAGAAGGGATTTATACAAAAAAAACAAGGTAAAGGGGCTATTGTTTTAGATATAAATAAATTTGAAATAGAAGGGTCAGGATTAATTAGTTTCAATGAAATGCAAAAGAATAAAAATCTAGATACAGAAATAAGCGTACTAAAAAATAAAAAGGAGATTATGCCTTTAGAAATTTGTAAAAAACTAGATATAGATGCAAAAACTAAAATTATAGCAGTTGAAAGACTTAGAAAAATTAATGGAGAAGCTGTTATTTTAGACAAAGATTATTTTATATCTGAAATAATACCAGAAATACCATTAACAGCAGTTCAAAGTTCAATATTTAATTATATAGAGAAAAGTCTAGAGCTAAAAATAGGTTATGCAAATAAAGAAGTAACTGTAGCTCCTGTTACAGAAGAAGATAAAATATTGCTAGATGTTGGAACAGATACACATGTTGTAGTGATACGAAGTGAAGTTTATTTAGAAGATACAAGATTATTTCAGTATCATGAATCTAGACATAGAGTAGATACATTTAGATTTGTAGATTTTGCAAGAAGAAGAAATCTTTAA
- a CDS encoding CPBP family intramembrane metalloprotease has translation MKYSYKKCIIDSISLMFIVQIVRMILNYILLSQFEFTLENFNIVNLISFTLVGLSLILFLKNNSLYNKVRNRKITEAFNENKDSVLIKRCKLIFFIVVLSLVVISIYHNRGYMFFNITMMTLSVLIVPVFEELFFREYIWNYLNNFIKSKSKVICITSILSGVYNIGYIDVIRNYIMLYNNSYYTFEVIISKIIVGTVFGIVLGIVKSRFKDVSFCIILRSLFAILTRQII, from the coding sequence ATGAAGTATAGTTATAAAAAATGTATAATAGATTCTATTTCATTGATGTTTATAGTTCAGATAGTAAGGATGATTTTAAATTATATACTTCTAAGTCAATTTGAATTTACCCTTGAAAATTTTAATATTGTAAATTTAATTTCTTTTACACTAGTTGGATTATCATTAATTTTATTTTTAAAAAATAATTCTTTGTATAATAAGGTGAGAAATAGAAAAATTACAGAAGCTTTCAATGAAAATAAAGATAGTGTACTTATAAAAAGATGTAAGTTGATATTTTTTATAGTAGTTTTATCTCTAGTGGTAATCTCAATTTATCACAATAGGGGTTATATGTTTTTTAATATAACTATGATGACTTTATCTGTATTAATAGTTCCAGTATTTGAAGAATTATTTTTTAGAGAGTATATATGGAATTATTTAAACAATTTTATAAAATCAAAGAGTAAAGTTATATGTATAACGTCTATATTATCTGGTGTTTATAATATAGGATATATAGATGTTATACGTAATTACATAATGTTATATAATAACTCTTACTATACATTTGAAGTTATTATTTCAAAAATTATTGTAGGTACTGTTTTTGGTATTGTACTTGGTATTGTTAAGTCAAGATTTAAAGATGTAAGCTTTTGTATAATATTGAGAAGTCTATTTGCTATACTTACTAGACAGATAATATGA
- a CDS encoding helix-turn-helix domain-containing protein, whose protein sequence is MGIFKTKIDEDWKVNYIKEFNEMRDSYESKLQKKQFEVDSLKSELDRLRSYKNSLKPKEKQITDDDINNIKNLRRDGLSYKEISSETSWSKATVSRVLNGLYD, encoded by the coding sequence ATGGGTATATTTAAAACAAAAATTGATGAGGATTGGAAAGTAAACTATATCAAAGAATTTAATGAAATGAGAGATTCTTATGAGAGTAAGCTTCAAAAAAAACAATTTGAAGTAGATAGTTTGAAATCAGAATTAGATAGACTTAGAAGCTATAAAAATAGTCTTAAGCCAAAGGAAAAGCAAATTACTGATGATGATATAAACAATATAAAAAACTTGAGAAGAGATGGTTTAAGCTATAAAGAAATTTCAAGTGAAACAAGTTGGAGTAAAGCAACTGTGAGTAGAGTATTAAATGGACTTTACGATTAG
- a CDS encoding nitroreductase family protein, whose amino-acid sequence MIEFLKKRRSIRKYKNVEVEKEKLDKILKAALLAPSSKGLRTWEFIVVNDKETLLNLSQCRTKGGGFFLKNAPLAIVVIGDKEKNDAWIEDASIAASYIQLQSHELGLGSCWIQVRNRMHDDSIDADKYIRDELNIPDKYSVECIISIGYPDEEKKSYCDDDLDYEKVHFNKF is encoded by the coding sequence ATGATTGAATTTCTAAAAAAAAGAAGAAGTATTAGGAAGTATAAAAATGTGGAAGTAGAAAAAGAAAAACTAGATAAAATATTAAAAGCGGCTCTTTTAGCACCATCATCAAAAGGACTTAGAACATGGGAATTTATCGTGGTAAATGATAAGGAAACATTACTTAACTTATCTCAATGTAGGACTAAAGGTGGTGGATTTTTCCTAAAAAATGCACCTTTGGCTATTGTAGTTATTGGAGATAAAGAGAAAAATGATGCTTGGATAGAAGATGCAAGTATTGCTGCTTCATATATACAGCTTCAATCTCATGAGCTTGGATTAGGTTCTTGCTGGATACAAGTAAGAAATAGGATGCATGATGATAGTATAGATGCTGATAAATATATTAGAGATGAACTGAATATACCTGATAAGTACAGTGTAGAATGTATAATTTCTATAGGCTACCCTGATGAAGAAAAAAAATCATACTGTGACGATGATTTAGATTATGAAAAAGTTCATTTTAATAAATTTTAA
- a CDS encoding GNAT family N-acetyltransferase → MIRKANINDLDSIMEIIKSTVEEMKDYNNTQWDENYPSGKDFVSDIEKQDLYVEEVDGKIAGFICVNYDEPKEYIDLNWSSNEKAMVVHRMAVNPNFRKMGIASKLVDFAEELAKENNVSYLKSDTYSINSKMNSLLIKCGFIKIGEMSFLGKEKSFYCYDKIL, encoded by the coding sequence ATGATTAGAAAAGCAAATATAAATGATTTAGATAGTATTATGGAAATTATAAAATCAACAGTAGAAGAAATGAAAGACTATAATAATACACAATGGGATGAAAATTATCCATCAGGTAAAGATTTTGTTTCTGATATTGAGAAACAAGATTTATATGTAGAAGAAGTAGATGGAAAAATAGCAGGATTTATATGTGTTAATTATGATGAACCTAAAGAATATATAGATTTAAATTGGTCATCTAATGAGAAGGCTATGGTAGTGCATAGAATGGCAGTAAATCCAAATTTCAGAAAGATGGGAATTGCATCTAAACTAGTTGATTTTGCTGAAGAATTAGCTAAAGAAAACAATGTATCGTATTTAAAAAGTGATACATATTCAATAAACTCAAAGATGAATTCATTACTTATAAAATGTGGATTTATCAAAATTGGTGAAATGAGTTTCCTAGGAAAAGAGAAATCTTTCTATTGTTATGATAAAATATTATAA
- a CDS encoding MarR family transcriptional regulator → MIKKLDSNILREVGTLSRAVNSINDMKYKELKLQKGQFTFLTRICENPGINLVELSNVLKVDKATTTKAIQKLIKAGYVDKKQDEFDKRGYNLTPTNKSLEVYELIIEEENRSIEICFNKFTDEEKQTANNIIEKMRKNIEEEWFKVKR, encoded by the coding sequence TTGATTAAAAAATTAGACAGTAATATATTAAGAGAAGTTGGTACTTTATCTAGAGCAGTAAATTCAATAAATGATATGAAGTACAAAGAATTAAAGTTACAAAAAGGGCAATTTACTTTTTTAACACGAATTTGTGAAAATCCTGGTATAAACCTTGTAGAATTATCAAATGTGTTAAAAGTAGATAAGGCTACTACAACCAAAGCTATACAGAAGTTAATAAAAGCAGGATATGTGGATAAAAAGCAAGATGAGTTTGACAAAAGAGGATACAATTTAACTCCAACTAATAAATCATTAGAAGTATATGAGTTAATAATTGAAGAAGAAAATAGAAGTATAGAAATATGCTTTAATAAGTTTACAGATGAAGAGAAGCAAACAGCAAATAATATAATAGAAAAAATGAGAAAAAATATAGAAGAAGAATGGTTTAAAGTAAAAAGATAA
- a CDS encoding isocitrate/isopropylmalate dehydrogenase family protein has product MYKVTLIPGDGIGPEVAKAMKKVVEATGVEIEWEEVNAGEAVIEEYGTPLPQYIIDSIKKNKIAIKGPITTPVGKGFRSVNVTLRQALDLYVNLRPIKSFKGIKSRYEDVDLVVVRENTEDLYAGIEHKIGDYAAESIKIITRGASERIVDFACNYVKDNKRKKVTAIHKANIMKMSDGLFLDVFREVASKHGVEYDDLIVDAAAMNLVLNPENYDVMVMPNLYGDILSDLGAGLVGGLGIIPSANIGEDCAIFEAVHGSAPQIAGQNKANPTALIQSSVMMLRYLGEYENAQKIETALEKVFLDGSKLTVDLGGSASTTEFADEVCKYI; this is encoded by the coding sequence ATGTATAAAGTGACACTTATACCAGGAGATGGAATAGGACCAGAAGTTGCGAAAGCTATGAAAAAGGTTGTAGAAGCTACTGGGGTAGAGATAGAATGGGAAGAAGTTAATGCAGGAGAAGCAGTTATTGAAGAATATGGAACTCCACTTCCTCAATATATTATAGATAGTATAAAAAAGAATAAAATAGCTATAAAAGGTCCAATCACTACTCCTGTAGGGAAAGGTTTTAGAAGTGTAAATGTAACTTTGAGACAAGCGTTAGATTTATATGTTAATTTAAGACCAATTAAGAGTTTTAAAGGCATAAAGTCAAGATATGAAGATGTTGATTTAGTGGTAGTAAGAGAAAACACAGAAGACTTATATGCTGGTATAGAGCATAAAATAGGTGATTATGCAGCTGAAAGTATAAAGATAATAACAAGAGGTGCAAGTGAGAGAATTGTTGATTTTGCATGTAACTATGTTAAAGATAACAAGAGAAAAAAAGTTACTGCTATACATAAAGCAAATATAATGAAAATGTCTGATGGCTTGTTTTTAGATGTATTTAGAGAAGTAGCATCAAAGCATGGTGTTGAGTATGATGATTTAATTGTAGATGCAGCAGCTATGAACCTAGTTTTAAATCCAGAAAATTACGATGTAATGGTAATGCCAAATCTTTATGGAGATATACTATCTGATTTAGGAGCTGGTCTTGTTGGAGGCTTGGGTATAATTCCAAGTGCAAACATTGGTGAAGATTGTGCCATATTTGAAGCTGTTCATGGAAGTGCTCCACAAATAGCTGGACAAAATAAAGCTAATCCAACAGCACTTATTCAATCATCAGTAATGATGCTTAGATATTTAGGAGAATATGAAAATGCACAAAAGATAGAAACAGCTTTAGAAAAAGTATTTCTTGATGGAAGTAAATTAACTGTAGATTTAGGAGGCTCAGCTTCAACTACTGAATTTGCAGATGAGGTATGTAAGTATATTTAG
- a CDS encoding aconitate hydratase: MGDNIVYKIIKKHIVDGEAVAGNSIGIKIDQTLTQDSTGTMTYLQLEAMGIDKVKTKRSVAFVDHNMLQQGFENADDHKYIQTVADKYGVYFSKPGNGICHQVFLERFSTPGDTLLGSDSHTPTAGGVGMMAIGAGGLDVALAMAGGAYYIKAPKVCKVNLVGKLNNMVSSKDIILEVLRKQTVKGGVGKVYEYGGEGVKNLSVPQRATITNMGAELGATTSIFPSDEKTLEFFKSQGREDAWMELRPDSDAVYDEEITINLDELKPLAAKPHSPDNVDEVENIGKIKIDQVAIGSCTNSSYEDLMKVAQILKGNKVHKNVSLVIAPGSRQVMEMIARNGALGDIISAGARILENSCGPCIGMGQSPGTDSVSLRTFNRNFYGRSGTLSAQVYLVSPEVAAVSAIKGELTDPREFDVKFENLDVNEFLIDDSMIIKPSDVGSDVEVLRGPNIKPFPLNTELSESISGKIILKTEDNITTDHIMPSNAKLLPFRSNIPYLANYCFNTVDTEFPQRAKDNNGGFIIGGDNYGQGSSREHAALAPLYLGVKGVIVKSFARIHKANLINSGIIPMEFCDEKDYESLSLLDNLEIPNILDNLDSGVLEVKNTSKGTSFKVKVELSSKEVDVLKAGGKLNYTKNQAN, from the coding sequence ATGGGAGATAATATAGTTTATAAAATAATCAAAAAACATATAGTGGATGGAGAGGCTGTTGCTGGCAATTCAATTGGGATAAAAATAGACCAGACTTTAACACAAGATTCCACTGGAACAATGACATATCTTCAATTAGAAGCTATGGGTATAGATAAAGTAAAAACAAAAAGAAGTGTTGCATTTGTAGACCATAACATGTTACAACAAGGATTTGAAAATGCAGATGACCATAAATATATACAAACAGTAGCTGATAAATATGGTGTTTATTTTTCTAAACCAGGAAATGGTATCTGCCATCAAGTATTTTTAGAAAGGTTTTCAACACCAGGAGATACACTTTTGGGTTCTGATAGCCACACACCTACTGCTGGTGGTGTTGGTATGATGGCTATTGGTGCTGGGGGATTAGATGTTGCTTTGGCTATGGCAGGAGGAGCATACTATATAAAAGCACCAAAAGTCTGTAAGGTAAACTTAGTTGGAAAATTAAATAATATGGTATCTTCAAAAGATATAATATTAGAAGTGTTGAGAAAACAAACTGTAAAAGGTGGCGTAGGTAAAGTCTATGAATATGGAGGAGAAGGTGTTAAAAATCTATCTGTTCCACAAAGAGCCACAATAACAAACATGGGAGCTGAGCTTGGAGCAACTACTTCAATATTCCCAAGTGATGAAAAAACGCTAGAGTTTTTTAAGAGTCAAGGAAGAGAAGATGCATGGATGGAGCTAAGACCTGATTCAGATGCAGTTTATGATGAAGAGATTACTATAAACTTAGATGAATTAAAACCATTAGCTGCAAAGCCTCATAGTCCAGACAATGTAGATGAAGTTGAAAATATAGGAAAGATTAAAATAGACCAAGTTGCGATAGGAAGCTGTACAAATTCTTCTTATGAAGACTTAATGAAAGTAGCACAAATCTTAAAAGGAAACAAAGTCCATAAGAATGTAAGTTTGGTAATAGCACCAGGTTCAAGACAAGTTATGGAAATGATAGCTAGAAATGGAGCTTTAGGAGATATAATAAGTGCTGGAGCTAGAATATTAGAAAACTCTTGTGGACCATGTATAGGTATGGGTCAATCTCCAGGAACTGATTCAGTATCTTTAAGAACTTTCAACAGAAACTTCTATGGAAGAAGTGGAACTCTATCAGCACAAGTATATTTAGTGAGCCCAGAAGTAGCAGCAGTAAGTGCTATAAAAGGAGAACTTACAGACCCAAGGGAATTTGATGTTAAATTTGAAAACTTAGATGTAAATGAATTTTTAATAGATGATAGTATGATAATAAAGCCTTCTGATGTAGGAAGTGATGTAGAAGTACTTAGAGGTCCTAATATAAAACCTTTCCCTCTTAATACAGAACTAAGTGAGTCTATAAGTGGAAAAATAATATTAAAGACAGAAGATAATATAACTACTGACCACATAATGCCATCAAATGCTAAGTTACTTCCTTTTAGAAGTAACATACCATATCTTGCAAACTATTGTTTTAATACTGTAGATACAGAGTTTCCTCAAAGAGCAAAAGATAACAATGGTGGATTTATAATTGGTGGAGACAACTATGGACAAGGTTCAAGTAGAGAACATGCTGCCTTGGCACCACTATATCTTGGCGTTAAAGGAGTAATAGTGAAAAGTTTTGCAAGAATACACAAGGCTAATTTAATAAATAGTGGTATAATCCCAATGGAGTTTTGTGATGAAAAAGATTATGAAAGCTTATCTCTTTTAGATAATTTGGAAATACCAAATATTTTAGATAATCTAGATAGTGGTGTTTTAGAGGTTAAGAATACAAGTAAAGGAACTTCTTTCAAAGTTAAAGTAGAATTATCATCAAAAGAAGTTGATGTATTAAAAGCAGGTGGAAAATTAAATTACACTAAGAATCAAGCTAATTAG
- the nifV gene encoding homocitrate synthase, which produces MCIISKDRAKEIKIVDTTLRDGEQTAGVVFANREKIMIAEMLSDLGVDQIEVGIPTMGGDEKNVIKHICNRNLKSDIMAWNRAVIKDVEESISCGVDAVAISISVSDIHIENKLRTSRGWVLENMAKTVEFAKKNGLYVSVNGEDASRADIDFLTEFINVGKQAGADRFRYCDTVGVMNPFSIKNAIETLYERTNFDIEMHTHNDFGMATANALAGLAAGANYVGVTVNGLGERAGNAALEEVLMALKCIYKCDLNNVDTRKFRGICEYVSQASGRMLPTWKPVVGDNMFIHESGIHADGALKDPHNYEPFDPSEVNLERKIVIGKHSGRAAVINKLSEYEMYISPENATKLLNAIRATSIRLKRSLMDKEILQLYCDILAHEKGTTEEEAVRGSYI; this is translated from the coding sequence ATGTGCATTATATCAAAAGATAGAGCAAAGGAAATCAAAATAGTAGATACTACTTTAAGAGATGGGGAACAAACAGCTGGGGTTGTATTTGCAAATAGAGAAAAAATAATGATTGCTGAAATGCTAAGTGATTTAGGTGTTGACCAAATTGAAGTTGGTATACCTACTATGGGTGGAGACGAAAAAAATGTAATAAAGCACATATGCAATAGAAATTTAAAATCAGATATAATGGCTTGGAATAGAGCAGTGATAAAAGATGTTGAAGAATCTATTTCTTGTGGTGTTGATGCAGTAGCCATATCAATATCAGTATCTGATATTCATATAGAAAATAAACTGAGAACTTCTAGAGGTTGGGTTTTAGAGAATATGGCTAAGACAGTTGAATTTGCTAAGAAAAATGGATTATATGTTTCAGTAAATGGAGAAGATGCTTCAAGAGCGGATATCGACTTCTTAACTGAGTTTATAAATGTTGGAAAGCAAGCAGGGGCAGATAGATTTAGATATTGTGATACTGTAGGAGTTATGAATCCTTTTTCTATAAAAAATGCAATAGAAACTCTTTATGAGAGAACTAATTTTGACATAGAGATGCATACACATAATGATTTTGGTATGGCAACAGCAAATGCACTTGCAGGATTAGCAGCAGGAGCAAACTATGTTGGTGTTACAGTTAATGGCTTAGGAGAGAGAGCTGGAAATGCAGCGTTAGAAGAAGTCTTAATGGCACTTAAATGCATCTATAAATGTGATTTAAATAACGTAGATACTAGAAAATTTAGAGGAATATGTGAGTATGTGTCTCAAGCATCAGGAAGAATGCTTCCTACATGGAAACCAGTAGTTGGAGATAATATGTTTATACATGAATCAGGTATACATGCAGATGGAGCTTTAAAAGACCCACATAACTATGAGCCATTTGACCCAAGTGAAGTAAATCTTGAAAGAAAAATAGTAATAGGAAAGCATTCAGGAAGAGCAGCTGTAATAAATAAATTGAGTGAATATGAAATGTATATTTCTCCAGAAAACGCTACCAAATTATTAAATGCTATAAGAGCTACATCTATAAGATTGAAAAGAAGTTTGATGGATAAAGAGATTCTTCAATTATATTGTGATATACTAGCACATGAAAAAGGTACAACAGAAGAAGAAGCAGTTAGAGGTTCATATATTTAA
- a CDS encoding DEAD/DEAH box helicase produces the protein MKGKIIMDFKSLGISEDTINIIKTSGITTPTPIQKESIPLIKAGKDVIAEAQTGTGKTLAFLLPIFENISLDIDDIQVLILSPTRELAIQITEEAIKLKESKDINILAAYGGKDIGSQIKKLKGNIHMIIATPGRLLDHLNRKTIDLSKLKTFVLDEADQMLLMGFKNEVEAILKETSNKKQTLCFSATMDSQVKKLAYRYTKNPVVVSIEKEEITLTNIKQEVVETTDRKKLDALCSVLNEDNPFMAIIFCRTKRRVDNLEEALAIRGYNCQKLHSDIAQSKRERIMKSFRNLEIQYLIATDVASRGLDISGVSHIYNYDLPETAEDYIHRIGRTGRAGEQGYTCAFIDPKNERMLSEIETAIESKINRRIVEL, from the coding sequence ATGAAAGGTAAGATAATAATGGATTTTAAGAGCTTAGGAATTAGCGAAGATACTATAAATATTATAAAAACATCAGGGATAACAACACCTACACCTATACAAAAAGAAAGTATTCCTTTAATAAAAGCAGGAAAAGATGTCATAGCAGAGGCTCAAACTGGGACAGGTAAAACACTGGCTTTCTTGCTTCCGATATTTGAAAATATCTCATTAGACATTGATGATATACAAGTACTCATACTATCTCCAACTAGAGAACTTGCTATTCAAATAACAGAAGAAGCTATAAAACTTAAAGAATCTAAGGATATAAATATCCTAGCAGCTTATGGTGGAAAAGACATTGGCTCTCAGATAAAAAAACTAAAAGGAAATATTCATATGATTATAGCTACACCAGGTAGACTTTTAGACCACTTAAATAGAAAAACAATTGACCTTAGCAAATTAAAAACTTTTGTTTTAGATGAAGCAGACCAGATGTTGCTTATGGGATTTAAAAATGAAGTTGAAGCTATTTTAAAAGAAACTTCAAATAAAAAGCAAACACTGTGCTTTTCTGCAACTATGGATTCTCAAGTGAAAAAATTGGCTTATAGATATACAAAAAATCCAGTTGTTGTTTCTATTGAAAAAGAAGAAATTACTCTTACTAATATAAAGCAAGAAGTAGTAGAAACTACAGATAGAAAGAAATTGGATGCTTTATGCAGTGTTTTAAATGAAGACAATCCTTTTATGGCTATAATATTCTGTAGAACTAAAAGAAGAGTTGACAACCTTGAAGAGGCTCTTGCTATACGAGGATATAATTGTCAAAAGTTGCATAGTGATATTGCACAATCAAAGCGAGAAAGAATAATGAAATCATTTAGAAATTTAGAAATACAGTATTTAATAGCTACAGATGTAGCTTCTCGAGGTCTTGATATATCTGGAGTAAGTCACATATATAACTATGATTTACCAGAAACAGCTGAAGACTATATTCACCGTATTGGTAGAACTGGTAGAGCTGGAGAACAGGGTTATACTTGTGCTTTTATTGACCCTAAAAATGAAAGAATGTTAAGTGAGATTGAAACAGCTATAGAATCTAAAATTAATAGAAGAATTGTAGAATTATAA